In Leopardus geoffroyi isolate Oge1 chromosome D1, O.geoffroyi_Oge1_pat1.0, whole genome shotgun sequence, a single window of DNA contains:
- the POLD3 gene encoding DNA polymerase delta subunit 3 isoform X2, with protein MLYDYVERKRKENSGAQLHVTYLVSGSLIQNGHSCHKVAVVREDKLEAVKSKLAVTASIHVYSIQKAMLKDSGPLFNTDYDILKSNLQNCSKFSAIQCAAAVPRAPAESSSSEKFEQSDLQVSSETQANNELTTNGHSPPTSKQILQQPKGIMGMFASKAASKTQEANKETKTEAKEVSSAGNKAPGKGNVMNNFFGKAAMNKLKVNLDSEQAVKEEKIVEQPPVSVTEPKLAAPTGLKKPSKKAEPVKMQQKEKKRGKRMELSDDETKETESMKKKRRRIKLPESDSSEDEVIPDSPGDYEAESPSPPPPASPPPEPVPKTEPEPPSVKSSNGEKRKRKRVLKSKTFVDEEGCIVTEKVYVSESCTDSEEELKMKTSSVHRPSAMTVKKEPKEERKGPKKGTAALGKANRQVSITGFFQRK; from the exons TGCCACAAGGTTGCAGTAGTGAGAGAAGATAAATTGGAAG CAGTGAAGTCCAAGCTAGCTGTGACTGCCAGCATCCATGTGTACAGCATCCAGAAAGCCATGCTAAAGGACAGTGGGCCTCTGTTCAATACCGACTATGACATCCTTAAAAGCAACTTGCAGAACTGCAGCAA GTTTAGTGCCATACAATGTGCAGCTGCAGTTCCCAGAGCTCCTGCTGAATCCTCATCTTCCGAAAAGTTTGAGCAGTCAGATCTTCAAGTATCAAGTGAGACACAAGCCAATAATGAGTTGACAACCAATGGTCATAGTCCACCTACCTCCAAACAGATTTTACAGCAGCCCAAGGGAATAATGGGAATGTTTGCCTCTAAAGCTGCTTCTAAAACCCAAGAAGCCAACAAGGAAACCAAAACAGAGGCTAAAGAG GTATCTTCTGCAGGCAACAAGGCACCAGGGAAAGGGAATGTGATGAacaatttttttggaaaagctgCTATGA ATAAACTTAAAGTCAATTTGGATTCAGAACAagcagtgaaagaagaaaaaatagtggAGCAACCTCCAGTGTCTGTCACTGAACCAAAGCTGGCAGCCCCTACAGGCCTGAAGAAACCCAGCAAAAAAGCAGAGCCTGTTAAGAtgcagcagaaggaaaaaaaaag GGGGAAGCGAATGGAGTTATCTGATGATGagacaaaagaaactgaaagtatgaagaaaaagaggagaagaatCAAACTTCCTGAGTCTGATAGCAGTGAAGATGAAG TCATACCAGACTCTCCTGGGGATTATGAAGCTGAATCAccatccccacctcctcctgcttctccacCTCCTGAACCAGTGCCTAAGACTGAACCAGAGCCTCCTTCTGTCAAG AGctcaaatggagaaaaaagaaaacgaaaacggGTGCTGAAGTCTAAGACCTTTGTGGATGAGGAAGGCTGCATAG TGACTGAAAAAGTCTATGTGAGTGAATCCTGCACAGATAGTGAAGAGGAGCTTAAGATGAAGACCTCCTCCGTACATAGACCCTCCGCCATGACGGTGAAAAAAGAACCCAAAGAAGAACGAAAGGGCCCAAAGAAAGGGACTGCTGCTCTGGGCAAAGCCAACAGACAAGTATCCATTACTGGCTTCTTCCAGAGGAAGTGA